Proteins co-encoded in one Accipiter gentilis chromosome 5, bAccGen1.1, whole genome shotgun sequence genomic window:
- the USP28 gene encoding ubiquitin carboxyl-terminal hydrolase 28 isoform X5 has product MTAELQAPGGGGGGDCQMLLNQLKEITGIQDSAFLHAALKAANGDLMEAVTFLTEEHAQEPAQDTAAAEPSAWEGSAVGKQLTQNITTALTPNNKDDLRAVDAFRPLESPKAQAAERDAAERPQEAHSAENKNRSKRKRCEVWGENPKHNDWRRVGDWPVGMKNIGNTCWFSAVIQSLFQLPEFRRLVLGYSLPQNVLESCRSRTGKRNIAFMQELQCLFALMLGTRRKFVDPSAALELLRDAFRSAEEQQQDVSEFTHKLLDWLEDAFQLAVNVKSPGDKSENPMVQLFYGTFLTEGVHEGNTFSKIETFGQYPLQVNGYRNLNECLEGAMVEGEMDEATASQSVKYGQERWFTKLPPVLTFELSRFEFNQSLGQPEKIHTKLEFPQTVYMDRYLYGSKELIQMKREEMKRLKEKMVVLQQKLESYMKYGSGPARFPLPDMLQYVLEFIATKPAVVVSSAQGSQTTRLQSQAEPRVLDVLSQPNGILERKDARTEDGAFFLANSSPQQKPSALLQASGSPAETSERPAPRVVSEEELNLVRTCLQRWRNEIEQDVQDLKESIARIDLSIEQMYCDPLLQQVPYHLHAVLVHEGQANAGHYWAFIYDQPRKSWLKYNDISVTESSWEELERDSFGGSKNASAYCLMYISDKVSRFVADEDDCSEAGQFQKEVEALPPELRHYIQEDNWRLEQEAEEWEEEQSCKIPQMEPSPASESQDLSSESGPDQSSVCEQSVRSLSSEHAMIAKEQTAKAIANTADAYEKNGVEAALCEAFHEEYSRLYLLAKETPTPQNDARLQHVLIYFLQNNAPQQVVERTLLEQFADKNLSYDERSISIMKVARAKLREIGPDDVDMEEYKRWHEDYSLFRKVSVYLLTGLELYQNRKYQESLTYLVYAYQSNTKLLMKGTNRGVNESLIALYRRKCLLKLNEVAASLFVSHEEARVAEGISILNELIIPCMHLMNNFEISKEDLDAIEVMRNRWCSYLGREDMDAKLQMKLGELLPRLLDCSTEVIVLKEPPKIRPNSPYDLCSRFAAVMESIHGASTVTVK; this is encoded by the exons GATTGCCAGATGCTTTTAAACCAGCTGAAAGAGATCACAGGAATTCAAGATTCGGCTTTCCTTCATGCTGCTCTAAAG GCTGCTAATGGAGACCTAATGGAAGCAGTCACCTTCCTGACAGAGGAGCACGCTCAGGAGCCAGCTCAGGacacagctgctgcagagccgTCTGCTTGGGAAGGGAGTGCTGTGGGCAAACAGCTCACACAAA ATATTACTACTGCACTTACCCCTAACAACAAAGACGATCTCCGTGCAGTCGATGCCTTCAGACCACTGGAATCACCGAAAGCTCAGGCTGCAGAAAGAGATGCTGCTGAAAG ACCACAGGAAGCACattctgctgaaaacaaaaatcGCTCCAAAAGGAAACGCTGTGAAGTCTGGGGGGAGAACCCCAAGCACAATGACTGGAGAAGAGTGGGTGACTGGCCCGTTGGAATGAAAAACATTGGAAATACGTGTTGGTTTAGTGCTGTCATACAG tcTCTGTTTCAGTTGCCAGAATTTCGGAGGCTGGTCCTTGGATACTCCCTCCCACAAAATGTGCTTGAAAGTTGTCGTAGTCGCACT ggaaaaagaaatattgcaTTCATGCAAGAACTTCAGTGTCTGTTTGCTTTAATGCTGGGGACGCGTCGTAAGTTTGTAGACCCTTCTGCGGCGCTGGAACTCTTGAGGGATGCATTTAGATCTGCTGAAGAACAGCAG CAAGATGTGAGTGAATTTACACACAAACTACTGGACTGGCTGGAGGATGCGTTCCAGCTTGCTGTGAATGTCAA aagcCCTGGGGACAAATCTGAAAACCCAATGGTACAGCTTTTCTACGGGACTTTCTTGACTGAAGGTGTCCATGAGG GCAATACTTTTTCCAAGATCGAAACCTTTGGTCAGTATCCCCTTCAGGTAAATGGTTATCGAAACTTGAATGAGTGCTTGGAAGGAGCCATGGTGGAGGGAGAGATGGATGAGGCGACAGCATCTCAGTCAGTGAAGTATGGACAGGAG CGCTGGTTTACAAAACTCCCACCAGTACTGACCTTTGAACTCTCCCGATTTGAGTTCAATCAGTCACTAGGACAGCCAGAGAAAATTCACACCAAGCTAGAATTTCCCCAGACTGTTTATATGGACAG GTACCTCTATGGCAGTAAAGAGCTTATTCAGATGAagagagaagagatgaagagATTGAAGGAGAAAATGGTGGTTCTGCAGCAGAAACTGGAAAG CTACATGAAATACGGCTCCGGCCCAGCCCGCTTTCCACTGCCTGACATGCTCCAGTATGTTCTCGAATTCATCGCTACAAAGCCAGCTGTAGTTGTTTCTTCGGCTCAGGGCTCTCAGACTACCCGCCTGCAGTCCCAGGCCGAGCCTCGTGTTTTGGACGTGCTTTCACAGCCAAATGG CATACTAGAAAGGAAAGATGCTAGGACTGAAGATGGAGCTTTCTTTCTGGCAAATTCTTCGCCGCAGCAAAAACCGAGTGCGCTGCTCCAGGCTTCTGGTTCACCAGCAGAAACATCTGAACGTCCAGCTCCTCGTGTGGTGTCTGAGGAAGAGCTGAACCTCGTTCGGACGTGTCTGCAGCGATGGAGAAACGAGATTGAACAAGACGTGCAAG ATCTGAAGGAGTCTATTGCCAGAATCGACCTGTCCATTGAACAAATGTACTGTGACCCTCTCCTCCAGCAG GTTCCTTATCATTTGCATGCAGTCTTGGTACACGAAGGGCAAGCAAATGCCGGTCACTACTGGGCCTTCATATACGACCAGCCTCGAAAAAGCTGGCTCAAATACAACGACATCTCAGTGACAGAATCATCATGGGAAGAATTGGAGAGAGATTCATTTGGAGGCTCGAAGAATGCCAGTGCCTACTGCCTGATGTACATAAGTGATAAGGTGTCCCGCTTCGTTGCAG ACGAGGATGACTGCTCTGAGGCTGGACAGTTTCAGAAGGAAGTCGAGGCCTTGCCCCCAGAGCTGAGACACTACATCCAGGAGGACAACTGGCGACTcgagcaggaggcagaggagtgggaggaggagCAGTCCTGCAAGATTCCTCAGATGGAGCCTTCACCTGCTTCTGAATCGCAGGACCTCTCTTCTGAATCGGGACCAG ATCAGTCTTCAGTCTGCGAGCAGAGCGTGCGCTCTCTGTCCTCTGAACACGCCATGATTGCCAAGGAGCAGACTGCCAAGGCCATTGCAAACACCGCCGATGCCTATGAAAAGAATGGCGTTGAGGCAGCTCTCTGCGAG GCGTTCCACGAGGAGTACTCCCGGCTCTACCTGCTTGCCAAAGAGACCCCGACCCCTCAGAATGACGCCCGGTTGCAACACGTGCTCATTTACTTCCTGCAAAACAATGCTCCCCAGCAGGTGGTGGAACGGACCCTTCTTGAGCAGTTTGCAGACAAAAACCTCAGCTATGATGAAAG GTCAATTAGCATTATGAAGGTAGCACGAGCAAAGCTGAGAGAAATTGGTCCTGACGATGTCGATATGGAGGAGTACAAG AGATGGCACGAAGACTACAGTCTTTTTCGCAAGGTGTCGGTTTACCTGCTGACAGGGTTGGAGCTGTACCAGAATAGAAA GTACCAGGAGTCGCTCACCTACCTGGTCTACGCCTACCAAAGCAACACCAAGCTGCTGATGAAAGGAACCAACAGAGGAGTGAATGAATCGCTGATTGCCTTGTACAGAAGGAAGTGTCTCCTG AAGCTGAACGAGGTGGCAGCATCTCTGTTCGTCAGCCATGAAGAAGCTCGTGTTGCAGAGGGCATTAGCATCCTGAACGAGCTGATCATCCCCTGCATGCACCTCATGAACAACTTTGAGATCTCCAAAGAGGACCTGGATGCCATCGAGGTCATGAGAAACCGCTGGTGCTCCTATTTGGGACGAGAAGACATGGATG CAAAACTGCAGATGAAGCTGGGCGAATTACTGCCCCGGCTCCTCGACTGCTCCACCGAGGTCATTGTTCTGAAAGAGCCCCCAAAGATCCGGCCCAACTCCCCCTATGACCTCTGCAGTCGGTTTGCAGCCGTGATGGAGTCCATTCATGGGGCCTCGACCGTGACTGTGAAATAG
- the USP28 gene encoding ubiquitin carboxyl-terminal hydrolase 28 isoform X2, protein MLLNQLKEITGIQDSAFLHAALKAANGDLMEAVTFLTEEHAQEPAQDTAAAEPSAWEGSAVGKQLTQNITTALTPNNKDDLRAVDAFRPLESPKAQAAERDAAERPQEAHSAENKNRSKRKRCEVWGENPKHNDWRRVGDWPVGMKNIGNTCWFSAVIQSLFQLPEFRRLVLGYSLPQNVLESCRSRTGKRNIAFMQELQCLFALMLGTRRKFVDPSAALELLRDAFRSAEEQQQDVSEFTHKLLDWLEDAFQLAVNVKSPGDKSENPMVQLFYGTFLTEGVHEGNTFSKIETFGQYPLQVNGYRNLNECLEGAMVEGEMDEATASQSVKYGQERWFTKLPPVLTFELSRFEFNQSLGQPEKIHTKLEFPQTVYMDRYLYGSKELIQMKREEMKRLKEKMVVLQQKLESYMKYGSGPARFPLPDMLQYVLEFIATKPAVVVSSAQGSQTTRLQSQAEPRVLDVLSQPNGILERKDARTEDGAFFLANSSPQQKPSALLQASGSPAETSERPAPRVVSEEELNLVRTCLQRWRNEIEQDVQDLKESIARIDLSIEQMYCDPLLQQVPYHLHAVLVHEGQANAGHYWAFIYDQPRKSWLKYNDISVTESSWEELERDSFGGSKNASAYCLMYISDKVSRFVADEDDCSEAGQFQKEVEALPPELRHYIQEDNWRLEQEAEEWEEEQSCKIPQMEPSPASESQDLSSESGPDQSSVCEQSVRSLSSEHAMIAKEQTAKAIANTADAYEKNGVEAALCEPKEVDPVKAQPGETALTVQAEQPQDAKETESAAQSSSQVSEVEIPSVGKIPVRSDADGYNEEVMLSPAMQGVILAIAKARQTFDRDGSEAGLVKAFHEEYSRLYLLAKETPTPQNDARLQHVLIYFLQNNAPQQVVERTLLEQFADKNLSYDERSISIMKVARAKLREIGPDDVDMEEYKRWHEDYSLFRKVSVYLLTGLELYQNRKYQESLTYLVYAYQSNTKLLMKGTNRGVNESLIALYRRKCLLKLNEVAASLFVSHEEARVAEGISILNELIIPCMHLMNNFEISKEDLDAIEVMRNRWCSYLGREDMDAKLQMKLGELLPRLLDCSTEVIVLKEPPKIRPNSPYDLCSRFAAVMESIHGASTVTVK, encoded by the exons ATGCTTTTAAACCAGCTGAAAGAGATCACAGGAATTCAAGATTCGGCTTTCCTTCATGCTGCTCTAAAG GCTGCTAATGGAGACCTAATGGAAGCAGTCACCTTCCTGACAGAGGAGCACGCTCAGGAGCCAGCTCAGGacacagctgctgcagagccgTCTGCTTGGGAAGGGAGTGCTGTGGGCAAACAGCTCACACAAA ATATTACTACTGCACTTACCCCTAACAACAAAGACGATCTCCGTGCAGTCGATGCCTTCAGACCACTGGAATCACCGAAAGCTCAGGCTGCAGAAAGAGATGCTGCTGAAAG ACCACAGGAAGCACattctgctgaaaacaaaaatcGCTCCAAAAGGAAACGCTGTGAAGTCTGGGGGGAGAACCCCAAGCACAATGACTGGAGAAGAGTGGGTGACTGGCCCGTTGGAATGAAAAACATTGGAAATACGTGTTGGTTTAGTGCTGTCATACAG tcTCTGTTTCAGTTGCCAGAATTTCGGAGGCTGGTCCTTGGATACTCCCTCCCACAAAATGTGCTTGAAAGTTGTCGTAGTCGCACT ggaaaaagaaatattgcaTTCATGCAAGAACTTCAGTGTCTGTTTGCTTTAATGCTGGGGACGCGTCGTAAGTTTGTAGACCCTTCTGCGGCGCTGGAACTCTTGAGGGATGCATTTAGATCTGCTGAAGAACAGCAG CAAGATGTGAGTGAATTTACACACAAACTACTGGACTGGCTGGAGGATGCGTTCCAGCTTGCTGTGAATGTCAA aagcCCTGGGGACAAATCTGAAAACCCAATGGTACAGCTTTTCTACGGGACTTTCTTGACTGAAGGTGTCCATGAGG GCAATACTTTTTCCAAGATCGAAACCTTTGGTCAGTATCCCCTTCAGGTAAATGGTTATCGAAACTTGAATGAGTGCTTGGAAGGAGCCATGGTGGAGGGAGAGATGGATGAGGCGACAGCATCTCAGTCAGTGAAGTATGGACAGGAG CGCTGGTTTACAAAACTCCCACCAGTACTGACCTTTGAACTCTCCCGATTTGAGTTCAATCAGTCACTAGGACAGCCAGAGAAAATTCACACCAAGCTAGAATTTCCCCAGACTGTTTATATGGACAG GTACCTCTATGGCAGTAAAGAGCTTATTCAGATGAagagagaagagatgaagagATTGAAGGAGAAAATGGTGGTTCTGCAGCAGAAACTGGAAAG CTACATGAAATACGGCTCCGGCCCAGCCCGCTTTCCACTGCCTGACATGCTCCAGTATGTTCTCGAATTCATCGCTACAAAGCCAGCTGTAGTTGTTTCTTCGGCTCAGGGCTCTCAGACTACCCGCCTGCAGTCCCAGGCCGAGCCTCGTGTTTTGGACGTGCTTTCACAGCCAAATGG CATACTAGAAAGGAAAGATGCTAGGACTGAAGATGGAGCTTTCTTTCTGGCAAATTCTTCGCCGCAGCAAAAACCGAGTGCGCTGCTCCAGGCTTCTGGTTCACCAGCAGAAACATCTGAACGTCCAGCTCCTCGTGTGGTGTCTGAGGAAGAGCTGAACCTCGTTCGGACGTGTCTGCAGCGATGGAGAAACGAGATTGAACAAGACGTGCAAG ATCTGAAGGAGTCTATTGCCAGAATCGACCTGTCCATTGAACAAATGTACTGTGACCCTCTCCTCCAGCAG GTTCCTTATCATTTGCATGCAGTCTTGGTACACGAAGGGCAAGCAAATGCCGGTCACTACTGGGCCTTCATATACGACCAGCCTCGAAAAAGCTGGCTCAAATACAACGACATCTCAGTGACAGAATCATCATGGGAAGAATTGGAGAGAGATTCATTTGGAGGCTCGAAGAATGCCAGTGCCTACTGCCTGATGTACATAAGTGATAAGGTGTCCCGCTTCGTTGCAG ACGAGGATGACTGCTCTGAGGCTGGACAGTTTCAGAAGGAAGTCGAGGCCTTGCCCCCAGAGCTGAGACACTACATCCAGGAGGACAACTGGCGACTcgagcaggaggcagaggagtgggaggaggagCAGTCCTGCAAGATTCCTCAGATGGAGCCTTCACCTGCTTCTGAATCGCAGGACCTCTCTTCTGAATCGGGACCAG ATCAGTCTTCAGTCTGCGAGCAGAGCGTGCGCTCTCTGTCCTCTGAACACGCCATGATTGCCAAGGAGCAGACTGCCAAGGCCATTGCAAACACCGCCGATGCCTATGAAAAGAATGGCGTTGAGGCAGCTCTCTGCGAG CCCAAGGAGGTAGACCCAGTGAAGGCCCAGCCGGGAGAGACAGCCCTTACAGTTCAGGCAGAACAACCACAGGACGCTAAGGAAACAGAGTCTGCTGCCCAAAGTAGCTCACAGGTCTCTGAAGTGGAAATCCCCAGTGTGGGGAAGATTCCAGTTAGATCTGATGCAGACGGATATAATGAGGAG GTGATGCTGAGTCCAGCCATGCAAGGTGTCATCCTGGCTATTGCAAAAGCCCGTCAGACCTTTGATCGAGATGGGTCTGAAGCAGGGCTTGTTAAG GCGTTCCACGAGGAGTACTCCCGGCTCTACCTGCTTGCCAAAGAGACCCCGACCCCTCAGAATGACGCCCGGTTGCAACACGTGCTCATTTACTTCCTGCAAAACAATGCTCCCCAGCAGGTGGTGGAACGGACCCTTCTTGAGCAGTTTGCAGACAAAAACCTCAGCTATGATGAAAG GTCAATTAGCATTATGAAGGTAGCACGAGCAAAGCTGAGAGAAATTGGTCCTGACGATGTCGATATGGAGGAGTACAAG AGATGGCACGAAGACTACAGTCTTTTTCGCAAGGTGTCGGTTTACCTGCTGACAGGGTTGGAGCTGTACCAGAATAGAAA GTACCAGGAGTCGCTCACCTACCTGGTCTACGCCTACCAAAGCAACACCAAGCTGCTGATGAAAGGAACCAACAGAGGAGTGAATGAATCGCTGATTGCCTTGTACAGAAGGAAGTGTCTCCTG AAGCTGAACGAGGTGGCAGCATCTCTGTTCGTCAGCCATGAAGAAGCTCGTGTTGCAGAGGGCATTAGCATCCTGAACGAGCTGATCATCCCCTGCATGCACCTCATGAACAACTTTGAGATCTCCAAAGAGGACCTGGATGCCATCGAGGTCATGAGAAACCGCTGGTGCTCCTATTTGGGACGAGAAGACATGGATG CAAAACTGCAGATGAAGCTGGGCGAATTACTGCCCCGGCTCCTCGACTGCTCCACCGAGGTCATTGTTCTGAAAGAGCCCCCAAAGATCCGGCCCAACTCCCCCTATGACCTCTGCAGTCGGTTTGCAGCCGTGATGGAGTCCATTCATGGGGCCTCGACCGTGACTGTGAAATAG
- the USP28 gene encoding ubiquitin carboxyl-terminal hydrolase 28 isoform X6 → MRWFTKLPPVLTFELSRFEFNQSLGQPEKIHTKLEFPQTVYMDRYLYGSKELIQMKREEMKRLKEKMVVLQQKLESYMKYGSGPARFPLPDMLQYVLEFIATKPAVVVSSAQGSQTTRLQSQAEPRVLDVLSQPNGILERKDARTEDGAFFLANSSPQQKPSALLQASGSPAETSERPAPRVVSEEELNLVRTCLQRWRNEIEQDVQDLKESIARIDLSIEQMYCDPLLQQVPYHLHAVLVHEGQANAGHYWAFIYDQPRKSWLKYNDISVTESSWEELERDSFGGSKNASAYCLMYISDKVSRFVADEDDCSEAGQFQKEVEALPPELRHYIQEDNWRLEQEAEEWEEEQSCKIPQMEPSPASESQDLSSESGPDQSSVCEQSVRSLSSEHAMIAKEQTAKAIANTADAYEKNGVEAALCEPKEVDPVKAQPGETALTVQAEQPQDAKETESAAQSSSQVSEVEIPSVGKIPVRSDADGYNEEVMLSPAMQGVILAIAKARQTFDRDGSEAGLVKAFHEEYSRLYLLAKETPTPQNDARLQHVLIYFLQNNAPQQVVERTLLEQFADKNLSYDERSISIMKVARAKLREIGPDDVDMEEYKRWHEDYSLFRKVSVYLLTGLELYQNRKYQESLTYLVYAYQSNTKLLMKGTNRGVNESLIALYRRKCLLKLNEVAASLFVSHEEARVAEGISILNELIIPCMHLMNNFEISKEDLDAIEVMRNRWCSYLGREDMDAKLQMKLGELLPRLLDCSTEVIVLKEPPKIRPNSPYDLCSRFAAVMESIHGASTVTVK, encoded by the exons ATG CGCTGGTTTACAAAACTCCCACCAGTACTGACCTTTGAACTCTCCCGATTTGAGTTCAATCAGTCACTAGGACAGCCAGAGAAAATTCACACCAAGCTAGAATTTCCCCAGACTGTTTATATGGACAG GTACCTCTATGGCAGTAAAGAGCTTATTCAGATGAagagagaagagatgaagagATTGAAGGAGAAAATGGTGGTTCTGCAGCAGAAACTGGAAAG CTACATGAAATACGGCTCCGGCCCAGCCCGCTTTCCACTGCCTGACATGCTCCAGTATGTTCTCGAATTCATCGCTACAAAGCCAGCTGTAGTTGTTTCTTCGGCTCAGGGCTCTCAGACTACCCGCCTGCAGTCCCAGGCCGAGCCTCGTGTTTTGGACGTGCTTTCACAGCCAAATGG CATACTAGAAAGGAAAGATGCTAGGACTGAAGATGGAGCTTTCTTTCTGGCAAATTCTTCGCCGCAGCAAAAACCGAGTGCGCTGCTCCAGGCTTCTGGTTCACCAGCAGAAACATCTGAACGTCCAGCTCCTCGTGTGGTGTCTGAGGAAGAGCTGAACCTCGTTCGGACGTGTCTGCAGCGATGGAGAAACGAGATTGAACAAGACGTGCAAG ATCTGAAGGAGTCTATTGCCAGAATCGACCTGTCCATTGAACAAATGTACTGTGACCCTCTCCTCCAGCAG GTTCCTTATCATTTGCATGCAGTCTTGGTACACGAAGGGCAAGCAAATGCCGGTCACTACTGGGCCTTCATATACGACCAGCCTCGAAAAAGCTGGCTCAAATACAACGACATCTCAGTGACAGAATCATCATGGGAAGAATTGGAGAGAGATTCATTTGGAGGCTCGAAGAATGCCAGTGCCTACTGCCTGATGTACATAAGTGATAAGGTGTCCCGCTTCGTTGCAG ACGAGGATGACTGCTCTGAGGCTGGACAGTTTCAGAAGGAAGTCGAGGCCTTGCCCCCAGAGCTGAGACACTACATCCAGGAGGACAACTGGCGACTcgagcaggaggcagaggagtgggaggaggagCAGTCCTGCAAGATTCCTCAGATGGAGCCTTCACCTGCTTCTGAATCGCAGGACCTCTCTTCTGAATCGGGACCAG ATCAGTCTTCAGTCTGCGAGCAGAGCGTGCGCTCTCTGTCCTCTGAACACGCCATGATTGCCAAGGAGCAGACTGCCAAGGCCATTGCAAACACCGCCGATGCCTATGAAAAGAATGGCGTTGAGGCAGCTCTCTGCGAG CCCAAGGAGGTAGACCCAGTGAAGGCCCAGCCGGGAGAGACAGCCCTTACAGTTCAGGCAGAACAACCACAGGACGCTAAGGAAACAGAGTCTGCTGCCCAAAGTAGCTCACAGGTCTCTGAAGTGGAAATCCCCAGTGTGGGGAAGATTCCAGTTAGATCTGATGCAGACGGATATAATGAGGAG GTGATGCTGAGTCCAGCCATGCAAGGTGTCATCCTGGCTATTGCAAAAGCCCGTCAGACCTTTGATCGAGATGGGTCTGAAGCAGGGCTTGTTAAG GCGTTCCACGAGGAGTACTCCCGGCTCTACCTGCTTGCCAAAGAGACCCCGACCCCTCAGAATGACGCCCGGTTGCAACACGTGCTCATTTACTTCCTGCAAAACAATGCTCCCCAGCAGGTGGTGGAACGGACCCTTCTTGAGCAGTTTGCAGACAAAAACCTCAGCTATGATGAAAG GTCAATTAGCATTATGAAGGTAGCACGAGCAAAGCTGAGAGAAATTGGTCCTGACGATGTCGATATGGAGGAGTACAAG AGATGGCACGAAGACTACAGTCTTTTTCGCAAGGTGTCGGTTTACCTGCTGACAGGGTTGGAGCTGTACCAGAATAGAAA GTACCAGGAGTCGCTCACCTACCTGGTCTACGCCTACCAAAGCAACACCAAGCTGCTGATGAAAGGAACCAACAGAGGAGTGAATGAATCGCTGATTGCCTTGTACAGAAGGAAGTGTCTCCTG AAGCTGAACGAGGTGGCAGCATCTCTGTTCGTCAGCCATGAAGAAGCTCGTGTTGCAGAGGGCATTAGCATCCTGAACGAGCTGATCATCCCCTGCATGCACCTCATGAACAACTTTGAGATCTCCAAAGAGGACCTGGATGCCATCGAGGTCATGAGAAACCGCTGGTGCTCCTATTTGGGACGAGAAGACATGGATG CAAAACTGCAGATGAAGCTGGGCGAATTACTGCCCCGGCTCCTCGACTGCTCCACCGAGGTCATTGTTCTGAAAGAGCCCCCAAAGATCCGGCCCAACTCCCCCTATGACCTCTGCAGTCGGTTTGCAGCCGTGATGGAGTCCATTCATGGGGCCTCGACCGTGACTGTGAAATAG